From a single Planococcus shenhongbingii genomic region:
- a CDS encoding M28 family metallopeptidase → MEDKYLNLIKDLSDPALGGREPGSSGHKKAREMIVRHFEELKLEPLMEQGWGQRFPVTKVITGENLLASKKGNTQDWILLGAHYDHFKNIPGADDNAASIGIVFDVIASLAQISHNLTVVLGIFDLEEPPYFLSEKMGSVYFYKHLPKTLAFDHFKGAIVLDLCGHDIAIKGREHALFAIGADSSPLLSASIAEAAEKNANLSVYQILRRPRLHLSDHYIFDMHNQPHIFLSCGHWPYYHTPQDTFERLNLIKVAHVADFLKEALLRIEENLGKETALLKKFTREDELAEVGRLVGMEMPPVRSIDPILGVLMHTISRKKKSSLRKVQLMVKVLLKGL, encoded by the coding sequence ATGGAAGACAAATACCTTAACTTGATCAAAGACCTGTCAGATCCGGCACTCGGCGGCCGGGAGCCAGGCTCATCCGGCCATAAAAAAGCAAGAGAAATGATAGTCCGACATTTTGAAGAGCTAAAGCTAGAGCCTTTAATGGAACAAGGATGGGGACAGCGGTTTCCGGTCACGAAAGTAATTACGGGAGAAAACCTGTTAGCTAGTAAAAAAGGAAATACCCAGGACTGGATTCTGCTAGGGGCGCATTATGATCATTTTAAAAATATTCCAGGTGCTGATGATAACGCGGCTTCAATCGGGATTGTTTTCGATGTGATCGCTTCGCTTGCTCAAATTTCCCATAACTTAACAGTAGTGCTCGGCATTTTCGATTTGGAGGAACCTCCGTACTTTTTATCCGAAAAGATGGGAAGCGTCTATTTTTACAAACATTTGCCTAAAACACTGGCCTTCGATCATTTTAAAGGAGCTATTGTTCTGGACTTATGCGGACATGATATCGCGATAAAAGGACGGGAGCATGCGCTTTTTGCGATTGGAGCAGATTCGAGCCCGCTGTTGTCTGCCAGTATCGCAGAAGCAGCAGAAAAGAATGCAAACTTATCGGTTTATCAAATCCTCCGCAGGCCGCGACTGCATCTCTCTGACCATTATATTTTTGATATGCACAATCAGCCGCACATCTTTCTGTCATGCGGCCACTGGCCGTATTACCACACGCCTCAAGACACTTTCGAGCGATTGAATTTAATAAAAGTGGCCCATGTTGCTGATTTTCTGAAAGAAGCGCTTCTTCGGATTGAGGAAAACTTAGGAAAAGAAACGGCTTTATTGAAGAAGTTCACTAGAGAAGATGAACTGGCAGAAGTGGGACGGTTAGTCGGAATGGAAATGCCGCCGGTCCGCTCAATCGATCCCATCCTTGGTGTTTTGATGCACACCATTTCAAGGAAGAAAAAAAGCTCGCTCCGGAAAGTGCAATTGATGGTGAAGGTATTGTTAAAGGGATTGTGA
- a CDS encoding metallophosphoesterase family protein translates to MKIAVIGDLHYPTLKDGCAYIEEDRQSFYETFLERFFSIPADLYVSIGDLTNFGRIDELEEVYAIIRKHNKPFKHVLGNHDLYAMTREAVLSTTEQKHFHTVSTDSAVLAFLDTAREQDYEDWGGTMDGVQQYWLDSIVKESEELPLILFAHHPVFSTTKNSEKEKRCIHPDIPIWDILSKKQGAGLYVNGHNHCNSLAAREQWTFLQLSAALDDQAVRIIEVTDSFISIDSVTIDDAKLRKHAEAIGNAIKHFTLKQETVEKAAYFKYMIPVPVPAEVPPQEKVKL, encoded by the coding sequence ATGAAAATTGCTGTGATTGGTGACTTGCATTATCCGACATTGAAAGATGGTTGTGCTTATATTGAAGAGGACCGGCAAAGCTTTTACGAAACGTTTTTGGAACGTTTTTTCTCAATCCCGGCAGATTTATATGTATCCATTGGTGATTTGACGAATTTTGGACGAATAGATGAATTAGAGGAAGTTTATGCAATTATTCGAAAGCACAACAAACCTTTCAAACATGTTTTAGGAAATCATGATCTTTACGCCATGACACGTGAAGCGGTCCTTTCCACAACTGAGCAGAAGCATTTCCATACAGTGTCTACCGATTCGGCCGTCCTAGCTTTCCTTGATACAGCCCGAGAACAAGATTATGAAGACTGGGGCGGAACGATGGACGGTGTACAACAATATTGGCTGGATTCCATTGTCAAGGAATCAGAGGAATTGCCGCTCATCCTGTTCGCCCACCATCCCGTCTTCTCCACTACCAAAAACTCAGAAAAAGAAAAGCGCTGCATCCATCCCGATATTCCAATATGGGACATTCTGAGCAAAAAACAAGGTGCCGGGCTTTACGTGAACGGCCATAATCACTGCAATTCCCTCGCCGCCCGAGAGCAATGGACTTTTCTTCAATTGTCAGCAGCACTTGATGACCAAGCAGTCCGGATTATTGAAGTTACCGATTCTTTCATCTCCATAGACTCAGTGACAATCGATGACGCTAAACTTCGGAAGCATGCAGAAGCAATAGGAAATGCTATAAAGCATTTTACATTAAAACAAGAAACAGTCGAAAAAGCGGCTTATTTCAAGTATATGATCCCAGTGCCGGTTCCCGCTGAAGTCCCTCCTCAAGAAAAAGTTAAATTGTAG
- a CDS encoding flavodoxin family protein: MQQLKALFLNCSLKSSDEVSNTEGLIKDVQVHYKQLGVESEIVRLADYHIAFGVQEDMGSEDQWPSILEKVKAADILIIGTPLWLGEKSSLATLAIERLYGSSSVTNDKGQAVFYNKVGGALVTGNEDGAKHASASLLYGLSHIGYLIPPNVDAYWVGEAGPGASYIEAGRDNDFTKAAVERLAYNTYHLAGLLKNNPIPAEGNTLE, encoded by the coding sequence ATGCAGCAATTGAAGGCATTATTTTTAAACTGTTCATTAAAAAGCTCGGATGAAGTTTCCAACACTGAAGGGTTAATTAAAGATGTACAAGTACATTATAAACAGTTAGGCGTGGAATCCGAAATAGTTCGGTTGGCAGACTACCACATTGCTTTTGGCGTGCAGGAAGATATGGGCAGTGAAGATCAGTGGCCATCGATTTTGGAAAAAGTGAAAGCTGCTGATATTTTAATCATCGGAACACCGCTTTGGCTTGGTGAAAAGAGTTCACTTGCTACGCTCGCTATTGAACGGCTGTACGGCAGCAGCAGTGTCACTAATGATAAAGGACAGGCTGTTTTTTATAATAAAGTTGGAGGAGCGTTGGTGACCGGCAATGAAGACGGCGCTAAACACGCATCAGCTTCCTTGTTATATGGCCTGTCGCACATTGGTTATTTGATTCCGCCGAATGTCGATGCTTATTGGGTGGGAGAAGCAGGGCCAGGAGCTTCTTATATTGAAGCAGGAAGGGATAATGATTTTACAAAAGCAGCAGTAGAACGGTTAGCCTACAACACTTATCATTTAGCTGGATTGCTTAAAAACAACCCTATTCCAGCTGAAGGAAATACATTAGAGTAA
- a CDS encoding sensor histidine kinase, translating to MKKPKLLRKSEKDVFAQTRNRLTLFYSTILTLFLAAFVALALFVFYIVVTNDQDQTLRILSDREVNMAERALDGSGGAWREQERRALTGNQVFYYITDVNGELIINNDDHEELRELYLDVIDGWMTDNIEVKRVEIGIPENDPFLEDFSEMDLEVMVLARPVIHNGERIAMMYMAIDNTFYSSMIKWVVLIFVSIALVFAVVGVALSRWMSKRALEPAKEAYNLQKEFVSNASHELRTPLSVILSAVEALGMEVDKSNPFKEKMLGTLKHEVKRMSGLITELLALARSDSEQAATQLKKERFDIRPAAEQMIESFSEYVSQKEICLKLVAPEQLEVAGDRDKLIQLMYILTDNAIKYTPAGGRVEIALEQHNNKKQCEFVLSVSDSGIGISPEDQKRIFDRFFRADKMRSRKEGGYGLGLSIAKSITTAHNGEITVESNTGEGSVFRARIPFIAEASKTMHPSGKALNQIL from the coding sequence TTGAAAAAACCTAAACTGCTTAGAAAGAGCGAAAAGGATGTCTTTGCCCAGACACGGAACCGCCTGACGCTTTTTTACAGCACCATTCTCACTTTATTCCTCGCTGCTTTTGTGGCATTGGCGCTGTTCGTATTTTACATCGTCGTTACCAATGATCAGGACCAGACGCTTCGCATTCTGTCTGACCGGGAAGTCAATATGGCGGAACGTGCGCTTGATGGCAGCGGTGGAGCGTGGAGAGAGCAGGAGCGCCGTGCGCTAACCGGAAATCAGGTCTTTTATTACATTACTGATGTTAACGGAGAGTTGATCATCAATAATGATGACCATGAAGAGTTGCGAGAATTATACTTAGATGTTATTGATGGATGGATGACAGACAATATTGAAGTCAAACGAGTGGAAATCGGCATTCCGGAAAACGATCCATTCCTGGAGGACTTTTCTGAAATGGATTTGGAAGTGATGGTGCTTGCACGGCCGGTCATTCATAATGGAGAACGGATCGCCATGATGTACATGGCAATCGATAATACATTTTACAGCAGCATGATCAAGTGGGTTGTTCTGATTTTTGTGTCCATTGCACTCGTGTTTGCTGTTGTTGGTGTTGCATTGAGCCGTTGGATGTCTAAACGGGCGCTCGAACCGGCTAAAGAAGCGTATAATTTGCAGAAAGAGTTTGTATCGAACGCCTCGCACGAATTGAGGACTCCTCTCAGCGTTATTTTATCAGCAGTGGAAGCACTTGGAATGGAGGTGGATAAATCCAATCCGTTTAAAGAGAAAATGCTGGGCACTTTAAAGCATGAGGTCAAACGGATGTCGGGTTTGATCACAGAGTTGCTGGCACTAGCCAGGTCTGATTCCGAACAAGCTGCAACACAGTTAAAAAAAGAGCGTTTCGATATACGCCCGGCAGCAGAGCAAATGATTGAATCATTCAGCGAATACGTATCTCAAAAAGAAATCTGCTTAAAACTGGTTGCACCGGAGCAGCTGGAAGTGGCCGGGGATCGCGATAAGCTTATCCAGCTGATGTATATATTGACGGATAACGCTATTAAATACACTCCGGCTGGAGGCCGCGTGGAAATTGCTCTTGAACAGCATAATAACAAAAAGCAATGTGAATTCGTCCTGTCTGTGTCAGACTCAGGAATCGGAATCTCTCCGGAAGACCAGAAACGGATTTTTGACCGCTTTTTCCGGGCCGATAAAATGCGTTCCCGCAAAGAAGGCGGTTATGGGCTTGGCTTATCTATCGCGAAGTCCATAACGACGGCACATAATGGAGAAATCACAGTTGAAAGCAATACTGGAGAAGGTTCTGTTTTTAGAGCAAGGATTCCTTTCATAGCGGAAGCTTCAAAAACCATGCATCCTTCAGGAAAAGCTTTGAACCAGATCTTATAG
- a CDS encoding response regulator transcription factor, whose product MKILLAEDDEMLGELIVHLLKKKGAKTVDWVTEGEDAYDYAAASFYDVILLDWMMPNGDGIFICKKLRQSGYGGAILMLTAKDALMDRVEGLDAGADDYLAKPFEIEELWARLRALARRTYSPLQEEVVEVNGLNINRTAHSVSRGNHQINLTPREFQLLDMLVQNRGTVLTRELIFDRIWGFDTDVSMKTIDATVKLLRKKIDGEESGSLIETIRGVGYKVEKT is encoded by the coding sequence GTGAAGATTTTATTGGCGGAAGATGATGAAATGCTCGGTGAATTAATCGTTCATTTATTGAAGAAAAAAGGAGCCAAAACGGTCGACTGGGTGACCGAAGGGGAAGATGCTTATGACTATGCCGCTGCATCGTTTTACGATGTTATCTTACTCGACTGGATGATGCCGAATGGAGATGGCATCTTTATCTGCAAAAAACTTAGGCAGAGCGGATATGGCGGAGCGATATTAATGCTCACTGCCAAAGACGCATTGATGGATCGTGTAGAAGGCCTTGATGCCGGAGCGGATGATTATTTGGCAAAGCCTTTTGAAATCGAAGAACTATGGGCACGGCTGCGGGCTTTGGCCAGGCGCACATACTCTCCGCTGCAGGAGGAAGTCGTAGAAGTGAACGGATTAAATATAAATCGTACTGCACATTCTGTCAGCCGCGGGAATCATCAAATCAATCTGACGCCCAGGGAGTTTCAGCTTTTGGACATGCTGGTCCAAAACAGGGGAACTGTACTGACAAGGGAATTGATTTTTGACCGCATTTGGGGATTCGATACGGATGTGTCGATGAAAACCATCGATGCGACGGTTAAATTGCTGCGCAAGAAAATCGACGGTGAGGAAAGCGGCAGTTTGATCGAAACGATTAGGGGAGTAGGTTATAAAGTTGAAAAAACCTAA
- a CDS encoding ketoacyl-ACP synthase III, with translation MITSKARITAIGSYVPEKRLTNHHLEELVETNDEWIVQRTGIKERRIAADNEFTSDISFKAVENLMERYQKSLEDVDMIIVCTMTPDFKTPSVSALVQAKLGIKNTGAIDLNAACSGFAYGLHMANGLITSGLNRKILVIGAETFSKILDYSDRSTCILFGDGGGAVLVEFDEEKPSFIASHMGTDGELAKNLYCTDLSNQMFGNELAVNGFVTQNGREVYKWAVNTVPKGMKALMEKAGFTNEQVDWFVPHSANLRIIESICNRNGLPLDRTIYSLEYYGNTSAASIPLSLDKGVREGNIKADDKLLLYGFGGGLTHAGMIINWTI, from the coding sequence ATGATTACTTCAAAAGCAAGAATTACAGCTATCGGATCTTACGTACCGGAGAAGAGGCTGACGAATCACCACCTGGAAGAATTAGTGGAAACAAATGATGAATGGATTGTCCAACGGACTGGAATAAAAGAACGCCGGATTGCAGCAGATAATGAATTCACAAGCGACATCAGCTTTAAAGCTGTTGAAAATTTAATGGAACGCTACCAGAAATCCCTAGAGGATGTGGATATGATCATTGTCTGTACGATGACTCCTGATTTTAAAACGCCGAGCGTCTCTGCGCTTGTACAGGCAAAACTTGGCATAAAAAATACAGGTGCCATTGATTTGAATGCAGCTTGTTCCGGATTTGCGTATGGTTTGCATATGGCGAACGGCTTGATTACTTCGGGATTAAACCGAAAGATTTTGGTGATTGGCGCTGAAACATTTTCTAAAATCCTTGATTACAGTGACCGCTCGACTTGCATTTTGTTTGGAGACGGCGGCGGTGCCGTGCTTGTCGAATTCGATGAAGAAAAGCCAAGCTTTATTGCTTCACATATGGGGACGGACGGGGAATTGGCAAAAAATCTTTATTGTACGGATCTTTCCAATCAAATGTTTGGCAACGAATTGGCGGTAAATGGATTTGTTACTCAAAATGGGCGGGAAGTCTATAAATGGGCAGTCAATACGGTGCCCAAAGGCATGAAAGCATTGATGGAAAAAGCCGGTTTTACCAATGAGCAAGTGGATTGGTTTGTTCCGCATAGTGCCAACTTACGCATCATTGAATCGATCTGCAACAGAAACGGCCTTCCACTTGACCGGACGATTTATAGCCTTGAGTATTACGGGAATACTTCTGCAGCTTCGATTCCGTTGTCATTGGATAAAGGAGTGCGTGAAGGCAACATCAAAGCCGATGACAAACTTCTCTTATATGGATTTGGCGGCGGTTTGACTCATGCAGGGATGATTATCAACTGGACGATTTAA
- a CDS encoding SGNH/GDSL hydrolase family protein yields MNKLFKIFIAVLIALSLGTPSAFAKSDQGKESLVALGDSIPLGFNLSQKNNNPAKIAFPSLLADEADLRVRNLGVPRWQSQDLLTALETNQKFRQAVSHADYVTITIGNNDFLDILRTANAESGGNPQLFQQLLAQKLANSDVFANVADIIGEIRSLTDAPIVLYNIYNPFQLNNPLHQIADQFLPQINAAFAGIANTYSGVVLADAYSAFGDNQAQYVLPGDIHPTAAGQEVLAEIGLQALNANYVNN; encoded by the coding sequence ATGAATAAACTATTCAAGATTTTTATTGCCGTGTTGATTGCATTATCGCTTGGAACGCCTTCCGCTTTTGCAAAATCGGATCAAGGCAAAGAGTCGCTCGTCGCTTTAGGTGATTCTATACCTTTAGGCTTTAACCTTAGTCAAAAGAACAACAACCCTGCCAAAATCGCTTTCCCGTCTTTATTAGCCGACGAAGCCGATTTGCGGGTACGCAATCTGGGAGTACCAAGATGGCAGAGTCAGGATTTGCTCACAGCCCTGGAAACAAATCAAAAGTTCCGCCAAGCTGTCAGCCACGCTGATTATGTAACAATTACCATCGGAAACAACGATTTCCTGGACATTTTAAGAACAGCAAATGCCGAGAGTGGCGGGAATCCGCAGCTATTCCAGCAATTGCTTGCACAAAAGCTGGCGAACAGTGATGTATTTGCGAATGTCGCTGACATCATTGGAGAAATACGGTCACTGACCGATGCTCCCATCGTCCTGTACAACATTTACAATCCGTTCCAATTGAATAACCCGCTGCATCAAATTGCAGATCAATTCTTGCCACAGATTAACGCTGCTTTCGCAGGTATCGCGAATACTTATAGCGGCGTCGTATTGGCTGATGCCTATAGCGCCTTTGGCGATAACCAAGCGCAATATGTCTTGCCGGGGGATATTCATCCGACTGCTGCAGGCCAGGAAGTCCTGGCAGAAATCGGGTTGCAAGCGCTTAATGCTAATTACGTGAACAATTAA
- a CDS encoding class D sortase, which produces MRKKLALILISTGLIFAGWNGFSWVNESSSGKEAIGKNDIVKADKTTKLEEEKSVVEQYKIEEVPSEKNGDFLEKEVLIHSNQTKREERIEKPKSRNYEEYDRGANIGWLLIPAIDMKYPLYWGTDDETLTQGVGYHVGEFTTPPDRLGHTVLSGHRDTVFRELGELKEGAKMYVQFEGVQYEYEIKKTWITNAEDRTVIVNKEEPTLTLTTCYPFRFIGAAPDRYIIEAPLISKTDI; this is translated from the coding sequence GTGAGGAAGAAACTTGCATTGATACTCATTTCAACAGGACTAATCTTTGCTGGGTGGAACGGGTTTTCATGGGTGAATGAGAGTTCTTCTGGCAAAGAAGCTATTGGCAAAAATGATATTGTCAAAGCGGATAAAACCACAAAGCTGGAAGAAGAAAAATCAGTTGTTGAGCAGTATAAAATAGAAGAAGTTCCAAGCGAAAAAAACGGAGACTTTCTTGAGAAAGAAGTACTCATACATTCAAATCAAACAAAGCGGGAAGAAAGAATTGAAAAACCAAAATCACGTAATTATGAAGAGTATGATCGAGGTGCAAATATCGGATGGCTTCTTATACCTGCGATCGATATGAAATACCCGTTGTATTGGGGAACAGATGACGAGACCTTGACACAAGGAGTAGGCTATCATGTGGGAGAATTCACGACGCCTCCAGATAGGCTCGGTCATACCGTGCTGTCCGGACACCGGGATACAGTTTTCCGTGAACTTGGTGAATTAAAAGAAGGAGCCAAGATGTATGTGCAGTTTGAAGGAGTTCAGTATGAATATGAGATAAAGAAGACCTGGATTACAAATGCCGAGGACCGAACCGTAATCGTTAATAAAGAGGAACCGACTCTGACACTCACTACTTGTTATCCATTCCGGTTCATAGGAGCTGCGCCTGATCGTTATATTATTGAAGCGCCTTTAATCAGCAAGACGGATATATAA
- a CDS encoding CHRD domain-containing protein, producing MKKRMVLPLTAVLAVAGFAGSVFAAHEGQEFMAEMTPDQEPMEVESNASGDAQIEFSEDGSSLEYTVNAQNLENTLAGHFHSAPPGENGPVELLLFENAEPTDYNGEVASGTLTEADLAGDMSWDQFTEALVAGDVYVNLHTEQYPEGEIRGQVVMAGGGDEMPTTASNGPLFTMLGLLAAVTGGFMLISWRSKKAA from the coding sequence ATGAAGAAAAGAATGGTTTTGCCGTTGACTGCAGTGTTGGCAGTCGCAGGATTTGCAGGGTCAGTTTTTGCAGCTCACGAAGGCCAGGAGTTCATGGCGGAAATGACCCCTGATCAGGAACCCATGGAAGTGGAAAGCAATGCATCAGGAGACGCCCAAATTGAATTCAGCGAAGACGGTTCGTCCTTGGAGTATACGGTAAATGCCCAGAACTTGGAGAATACATTAGCAGGTCATTTCCATAGTGCTCCTCCTGGTGAAAACGGGCCCGTAGAATTGCTTCTATTCGAGAATGCAGAGCCAACGGATTATAACGGAGAAGTAGCAAGCGGCACACTGACTGAAGCCGACTTAGCCGGAGACATGAGTTGGGATCAGTTTACTGAAGCACTTGTAGCAGGCGATGTTTACGTGAACCTTCATACAGAACAGTATCCTGAAGGGGAAATTCGCGGCCAGGTTGTAATGGCTGGCGGCGGTGACGAAATGCCGACCACGGCTTCAAACGGACCTCTTTTTACAATGCTTGGCCTGCTGGCAGCGGTGACAGGTGGATTTATGCTCATCAGCTGGCGCAGTAAAAAAGCAGCTTAG
- a CDS encoding GNAT family N-acetyltransferase: MNPKLVGKGQGTAFGSSYILIEESHPGLPVRLTVASFNKRAIHLYEKLGFVKENRFSTDRVEFITMVKRNEENRKKAELVS, from the coding sequence ATGAATCCAAAACTAGTCGGCAAAGGGCAAGGAACGGCTTTCGGTTCGTCCTATATTCTTATAGAAGAAAGTCATCCAGGGCTTCCGGTCCGGCTGACTGTCGCTTCATTTAATAAACGGGCAATTCATCTTTATGAAAAACTGGGCTTTGTTAAGGAAAATAGGTTTAGTACTGATCGTGTTGAATTTATTACGATGGTAAAAAGAAATGAGGAGAACAGGAAAAAAGCTGAACTTGTATCATAG
- the yyaC gene encoding spore protease YyaC, whose protein sequence is MYHIRGKKLLKKEEKVIYRSKLEDLEEESAKITFELKKIIAQASDDVLFLCIGSDRSTGDSYGPLVGTLLKESLIPYPVYGTLSEPVHALNLQKVLKGIKRNHKNSIVIGIDAGLGDYHQIGSIYLKEGPFKPGKALNKGLHDIGDYHLTAVVNYLDAQFPHHSLNSTRLDTVMNLAKATVKMIVDANNQIKIEELQN, encoded by the coding sequence ATGTACCATATTAGAGGAAAAAAACTGCTGAAGAAAGAAGAAAAGGTGATTTACCGCAGCAAATTAGAGGATTTGGAAGAAGAAAGTGCAAAGATTACTTTTGAGCTGAAGAAAATAATTGCTCAAGCCTCTGATGATGTCCTTTTTTTATGCATTGGTTCAGATCGTTCTACAGGAGATTCCTATGGCCCTTTGGTCGGGACCCTGCTTAAAGAAAGCCTCATTCCGTATCCTGTCTATGGAACTTTGTCAGAGCCTGTCCATGCCTTAAATCTGCAGAAAGTATTAAAAGGTATAAAAAGAAATCATAAAAATTCAATCGTTATAGGAATCGATGCTGGCCTTGGTGATTACCATCAAATTGGCTCTATTTACTTAAAAGAAGGGCCATTCAAACCGGGCAAAGCGTTAAACAAAGGGCTTCATGACATCGGTGATTACCATTTGACAGCAGTGGTAAACTATCTGGATGCTCAATTCCCCCATCATTCTTTAAACAGCACCAGATTAGATACTGTTATGAACTTAGCTAAGGCCACTGTGAAAATGATAGTGGACGCTAATAATCAAATAAAAATAGAAGAGCTTCAAAATTGA
- a CDS encoding DUF1259 domain-containing protein: MVEVVDTDSQVFIIEKVSKLLDIEVETDSEICQFKKKRTAEAQRNSKVYVRWALDLKVSISSLENDGQAVNEAEIFLLPEELPNFTSALIQHSILFPTNFSQQLSMERGMYCIRIKSQESPINFAERLVGALKSLA; the protein is encoded by the coding sequence ATGGTTGAAGTGGTAGACACTGATTCACAAGTATTCATTATTGAAAAAGTAAGCAAGTTGCTGGATATAGAAGTTGAGACAGATTCGGAGATCTGTCAGTTCAAAAAAAAGAGAACGGCCGAAGCACAGAGAAACTCAAAGGTATATGTAAGATGGGCCCTAGATTTGAAGGTCTCCATCAGTTCCCTCGAAAACGATGGACAAGCTGTAAACGAGGCTGAAATTTTTCTTTTGCCTGAGGAACTGCCGAATTTCACATCGGCTCTTATCCAGCATTCCATCTTGTTTCCGACAAACTTTTCACAGCAACTTTCAATGGAGCGTGGAATGTATTGCATTCGCATAAAGTCACAGGAATCTCCGATAAATTTTGCAGAACGCCTTGTCGGAGCGCTTAAATCTCTTGCATAA
- a CDS encoding CPBP family intramembrane glutamic endopeptidase yields the protein MFANSQWIDQIQPKEWQLFLNRVSLLCVFVPLLGLGFFSDARLIKYWRKPVWNEFIYFPFIWTGFHRVKVSIFLMIALTVNFAIFMPLIFLNGWSHTREVMLLAVIFSLTNAFLEEMIWRGILLSRFSELFGDRWAVLLTSIGFGLQHYSLGFSWVICLAFSIGGMFFGGITIKSKSIGPSIFWHGMLNMLMVLSGIISL from the coding sequence ATGTTCGCAAATTCTCAATGGATTGATCAAATCCAGCCCAAAGAGTGGCAGCTGTTTTTAAATCGAGTATCTTTACTTTGCGTTTTTGTGCCGCTGCTTGGATTGGGTTTTTTCTCTGATGCTCGACTTATCAAATATTGGAGAAAACCAGTGTGGAATGAATTCATCTACTTTCCTTTTATCTGGACGGGATTTCATCGCGTAAAAGTGAGCATTTTCCTTATGATTGCATTAACTGTCAATTTCGCCATATTCATGCCTTTAATATTTCTGAACGGCTGGTCTCATACCCGGGAAGTAATGTTGCTGGCTGTTATCTTTTCACTAACGAACGCGTTTTTAGAAGAAATGATTTGGAGAGGTATTTTGTTGAGCCGCTTTTCAGAGTTATTTGGTGATCGCTGGGCAGTCCTGTTGACGAGTATAGGATTCGGCTTACAGCATTATTCACTTGGTTTCTCTTGGGTTATATGCCTTGCTTTTTCGATAGGAGGGATGTTCTTCGGGGGCATTACCATCAAATCAAAAAGCATTGGGCCTTCAATTTTTTGGCATGGGATGCTAAATATGCTCATGGTTTTAAGCGGAATCATTTCTTTGTAA
- a CDS encoding IDEAL domain-containing protein — MINDNKTILKISDWVKGVTRNDELIIGFIDSMNIIQEAVYVVVAESDNEELIGKTIPLPIKQVESIPSAKSKDAGQLEFLIDLALSTGDKEWFNELSAELNSKKQSVN; from the coding sequence ATGATAAATGACAATAAAACGATTTTAAAAATTAGTGACTGGGTGAAAGGCGTAACCCGCAATGATGAGTTGATCATCGGTTTCATCGATTCCATGAATATCATCCAGGAAGCCGTATACGTCGTAGTAGCTGAAAGCGATAATGAAGAACTGATTGGAAAAACAATTCCTTTGCCGATCAAACAAGTTGAAAGCATTCCATCAGCAAAATCCAAAGATGCCGGGCAGTTGGAATTCCTTATTGATCTGGCGTTGTCAACAGGTGATAAAGAATGGTTCAATGAGCTTTCTGCGGAGTTGAACTCGAAGAAGCAATCTGTGAACTAA
- a CDS encoding DsbA family oxidoreductase: MALKVKVYSDYVCPFCFLAEQPLAEAIKNKDIEVEWMPFELRPAPNPTLRPEDDYLQTTWAQSVFPMAESMGIDIVLPDVSPQPHTHLAFEGYQYAKENGKAAAYNERLLKAFFQEGLDIGDSEILTKLAGEVGLDEQQYREALKFRKYKEAHQLALKQAEEAGITAVPTFVIGEMAVSGIQSKEKIEQIIEDELGKQKPKVLFEGMACGPGGFC, translated from the coding sequence ATGGCTTTAAAAGTCAAAGTGTATTCAGACTATGTGTGCCCATTTTGTTTCTTGGCAGAACAACCGTTAGCGGAAGCCATTAAAAATAAAGACATCGAAGTAGAATGGATGCCGTTCGAGTTGCGGCCTGCACCCAATCCTACTCTGCGCCCTGAAGACGACTATCTGCAAACAACTTGGGCACAATCTGTATTTCCTATGGCAGAAAGTATGGGGATCGATATCGTATTGCCCGATGTGTCACCGCAGCCGCATACCCATTTGGCTTTTGAAGGCTATCAGTATGCTAAGGAAAATGGGAAAGCTGCCGCATATAATGAGCGTTTGTTAAAAGCCTTTTTCCAAGAAGGACTGGATATCGGGGATAGTGAGATATTGACGAAGCTTGCCGGAGAAGTTGGATTGGATGAACAACAGTACCGTGAAGCTTTGAAATTTCGGAAATACAAAGAAGCACATCAACTGGCCCTAAAGCAAGCTGAAGAAGCGGGAATTACTGCTGTACCTACATTTGTAATTGGCGAGATGGCAGTTTCCGGCATCCAGTCGAAGGAAAAGATTGAGCAAATCATCGAAGACGAACTGGGAAAGCAAAAACCAAAAGTCCTTTTTGAAGGAATGGCTTGCGGACCCGGCGGATTCTGTTGA